In Excalfactoria chinensis isolate bCotChi1 chromosome 3, bCotChi1.hap2, whole genome shotgun sequence, one DNA window encodes the following:
- the PAK5 gene encoding serine/threonine-protein kinase PAK 5 isoform X1, whose translation MFGKKKKRLEISGPSNFEHRVHTGFDHREQKFTGLPQQWHSLLADTANRPKPMVDPSCITPIQLAPMKTIVRGNKPRKDTSINGLLEEFDNISVTRSNSLRKESPPAHHQGNANHVPRHQEENGYITYSQYSSESDTTTDYVMDKYRDKTLYGEELDRYYKGGYAAKQNGHMMKVTSRDIYYSEMTPLKSDLSRFLPDYHAQVETKPKPLEYGGLKLEYQRIPSGSSLDYRDPFPYALSRASVQSECPKERLEYSDSEWGHSPAKDDYDKRPKSSYVDPASPQPTMRQRSRSGSGLQEPAMPYGASAFKAHQQGHSYSSYTYPRLSETAAGISKVDYDRAQLVVSPPLSGSDTYPRGPVKLPQSQSKVSYSSSSYQYPLVYHKASHYHQPSLQPSSPYISTASYPSSPSITSSAYPPPSWGSSSDQQPSRVSHEQFRAALQLVVSPGDPREYLDSFIKIGEGSTGIVCIATEKHTGKQVAVKKMDLRKQQRRELLFNEVVIMRDYHHENVVDMYNSYLVSDELWVVMEFLEGGALTDIVTHTRMNEEQIATVCLSVLRALSYLHNQGVIHRDIKSDSILLTSDGRIKLSDFGFCAQVSKEVPRRKSLVGTPYWMAPEVISRMPYGTEVDIWSLGIMVIEMIDGEPPYFNEPPLQAMRRIRDNLPPRVKDMHKVSSVLRGFLDLMLVREPSQRATAQELLRHPFLKLAGAPSCIVPLMRQHRHR comes from the exons actATTGTTAGAGGAAATAAACCTCGGAAGGATACTTCAATCAATGGCCTGCTCGAAGAGTTTGACAATATCTCCGTGACTCGATCCAACTCCCTGCGGAAGGAAAGTCCTCCCGCACACCACCAAGGCAATGCAAACCATGTGCCAAGGCACCAGGAGGAAAATGGTTACATCACATATTCGCAGTACTCCAGTGAGTCAGACACAACAACAGACTATGTCATGGACAAGTATAGAGACAAGACTCTCTATGGGGAAGAGCTAGACAGGTACTACAAAGGGGGCTACGCTGCCAAGCAGAACGGGCACATGATGAAAGTCACTTCCAGGGACATCTATTATTCAGAAATGACACCCCTGAAATCAGACCTCTCCAGGTTCCTCCCCGATTACCATGCACAAGTGGAGACGAAGCCCAAACCGCTTGAATATGGAGGTCTAAAGCTGGAGTACCAGAGGATTCCCAGTGGATCCTCACTGGACTACAGAGACCCCTTCCCTTATGCCCTGTCCCGAGCGTCAGTGCAGAGCGAGTGCCCCAAGGAGAGGCTGGAGTACAGCGACAGCGAATGGGGGCACAGCCCAGCCAAGGATGACTATGACAAGAGGCCCAAGTCATCCTACGTGGACCCAGCGAGTCCTCAACCAACCATGAGGCAGAGATCCAGGTCGGGCTCTGGTCTGCAGGAGCCAGCCATGCCCTATGGAGCAAGTGCATTTAAAGCACACCAGCAGGGACACTCCTACAGCTCCTACACCTACCCTCGCTTGTCTGAAACTGCAGCAGGCATCTCCAAG GTGGATTACGACCGAGCACAGCTGGTAGTTAGCCCACCACTCTCTGGATCGGACACCTACCCAAGGGGCCCAGTAAAGCTACCTCAAAGTCAAAGCAAAGTCAGCTATTCCAGCAGCAGCTACCAGTACCCTCTGGTCTACCACAAAGCATCCCACTACCACCAGCCATCTCTCCAGCCGAGCTCTCCCTATATTTCTACCGCCTCCTACCCCAGCTCCCCAAGTATCACATCAAGTGCTTATCCCCCACCCAGCTGGGGCTCCTCCTCAGACCAGCAGCCCTCCAGGGTGTCCCACGAACAGTtcagagctgccctgcagctggtCGTCAGCCCCGGTGATCCCCGGGAGTACTTGGACAGCTTCATCAAGATCGGGGAGGGCTCCACAGGGATAGTCTGCATCGCCACCGAGAAGCACACGGGAAAGCAAgttgctgtgaagaaaatggaTCTCAGGAAACAGCAGAGGAGGGAGCTGCTGTTCAATGAG GTTGTAATCATGAGAGATTACCATCACGAAAACGTGGTTGACATGTACAACAGTTACCTTGTCAGCGACGAGCTGTGGGTGGTGATGGAGTTCCTGGAGGGCGGTGCTCTGACAGACATCGTGACTCACACCAG GATGAACGAGGAGCAGATAGCGACCGTCTGCCTGTCTGTCCTGAGAGCTCTGTCCTACCTGCACAACCAGGGTGTCATCCACCGCGACATCAAAAGTGACTCCATCCTCCTCACAAGCGATGGGCGG ATCAAATTGTCCGACTTCGGATTCTGTGCCCAGGTGTCCAAGGAGGTGCCGCGCAGGAAGTCGCTGGTTGGGACACCGTACTGGATGGCACCAGAGGTGATATCACGCATGCCCTACGGCACCGAG GTGGACATCTGGTCGCTGGGCATCATGGTGATAGAAATGATCGACGGCGAGCCTCCCTACTTCAATGAGCCACCGCTGCAGGCCATGCGCCGAATCCGGGATAACTTACCGCCCCGCGTGAAGGACATGCACAAG GTCTCCTCTGTCCTCCGGGGCTTCTTGGACTTGATGCTGGTGCGGGAACCCTCGCAGCGAGCCACGGCGCAGGAACTGTTGAGACACCCATTCCTTAAGCTGGCCGGGGCCCCTTCGTGCATCGTGCCCCTCATGAGGCAGCACCGGCACCGCTGA
- the LAMP5 gene encoding lysosome-associated membrane glycoprotein 5 produces the protein MAAGRLPGLLFLLHAAARLAAEQEVENLSGLSPNPEKDIFVVRENRTTCLMAEFAAKFIVPYDVWASNYVDLITEQADIPLSRGAEMKGKCGTNESELEISWLERAYTLKLFFLKEGHNTSRGPEAFWRLSRIQFAYDTSERTYFKDAVSPGKHTASSHRLSALVTPAGKSYECQAQQTISLISSDHQKSVQLLLSEVRIQPFDITADFVFSEEHKCPVDQREQLEETLPLILGLILGLVIVITLCVYHIHHKLTANQVQIPRDRSQYKHMG, from the exons ATGGCCGCGGGGCGCCTCCCGGGGCTGCTCTTCCTCTTGC ACGCCGCGGCTCGTCTGGCTGCCGAGCAAGAAGTTGAAAACCTCTCCGGGCTTTCCCCTAACCCCGAGAAGGATATTTTTGTGGTGCGGGAGAACAGGACGACGTGCCTCATGGCGGAATTCGCCGCCAAGTTCATCGTCCCTTACGACGTGTGGGCCAGCAACTACGTGGAt CTGATCACGGAGCAAGCCGACATTCCGCTGTCGCGAGGTGCCGAAATGAAGGGCAAGTGCGGCACCAACGAGTCGGAGCTGGAGATCTCCTGGCTGGAGCGGGCGTACACCCTCAAACTCTTCTTCCTGAAG GAGGGGCACAACACGTCCCGCGGGCCGGAGGCTTTCTGGAGGCTCAGCCGGATCCAGTTCGCCTACGACACCTCCGAGCGCACCTACTTCAAGGACGCCGTCAGCC CTGGGAAGCACACGGCCAGCTCCCATCGGCTCTCTGCCTTGGTCACCCCAGCCGGGAAGTCCTACGAGTGCCAGGCGCAGCAGACCATCTCCCTCATCTCCAGCGATCACCAGAagtctgtgcagctcctgctgtctGAAGTCCGCATCCAGCCCTTTGACATCACCGCAGACTTTGTCTTCAGTGAAG AACACAAGTGCCCGGTGGACCAGAgggagcagctggaagaaaCCCTGCCTCTGATTTTGGGCCTGATACTGGGGTTGGTTATCGTGATAACCCTTTGTGTTTACCACATCCACCATAAGCTCACAGCCAACCAAGTGCAGATTCCTCGTGACAGATCTCAGTACAAACACATGGGATAG